A window of Vidua macroura isolate BioBank_ID:100142 chromosome 22, ASM2450914v1, whole genome shotgun sequence contains these coding sequences:
- the DCPS gene encoding m7GpppX diphosphatase, whose amino-acid sequence MAEGPQPKRKREEEEEKNGGDATQGGAAAAFTLSDLRVRRVLRESARDKIVFLHAERIGLSGEGTDAVVILEKTPFQEEKIPDLLKKPMNAELQMHNDIYCTFYLSPPPELSEIKATVVYPATEKHIQKYLRQEVHLIRETWEDYKNITLPFIQSQSFSIQWVYNILEKKAEADRIVHENPDPSNGFVLVPDLKWNQNQLDDLYLIALVHRREIKSLRDLTAEHLPLLRNVLQEGKEAIVKRFGVPGSQLRIYLHYQPSYHHLHVHFTALGYDAPGSSVERAHLLADVIDNLAMDSMYYQKRALTFPLRADEPLFKKFQEAGKV is encoded by the exons ATGGCGGAGGGCCCGCAGCCGAAGAGgaagcgggaggaggaggaggagaaaaatggcGGGGACGCCACTCaaggcggcgccgccgccgctttCACGCTCTCGGACCTGCGGGTGCGGCGCGTCCTGCGGGAGTCGGCGCGGGACAAGATCGTGTTCCTGCACGCGGAG AGGATTGGCCTCTCTGGAGAGGGCACAGATGCTGTAGTCATCCTGGAAAAGACTCCTTTCCAGGAGGAGAAGATCCCAGACCTGCTGAAGAAGCCCATGAACGCAGAGCTGCAGATGCACAATGACATTTACTGCACCTTCTACCTGAGCCCTCCCCCGGAGCTGAGTG AGATCAAAGCCACAGTGGTGTACCCTGCCACGGAGAAACACATCCAGAAATATCTCCGTCAGGAAGTGCACCTCATCCGTGAAACCTGGGAGGATTACAAGAACATAACCCTGCCCTTCATCCAATCCCAGAGCTTCAGCATCCAG TGGGTGTATAATAtcctggagaagaaagctgaggcTGATCGAATCGTCCATGAAAACCCAGATCCTTCCAATGGCTTTGTTCTGGTTCCAGATTTAAAGTGGAATCAAAACCAG CTGGATGACCTGTACCTGATCGCCCTCGTGCACCGCCGGGAGATCAAGTCTCTGAGGGACCTCACGGCCGAGCACCTCCCGCTGCTGAGGAATGtcctgcaggaaggcaag GAAGCCATAGTGAAGCGCTTTGGCGTGCCCGGCTCCCAGCTGCGGATCTACCTGCACTACCAgccctcctaccaccacctgcACGTGCATTTCACTGCCCTGGGCTACGACGCGCCGGGCAGCTCCGTGGAGAGAGCCCATCTCCTGGCTGACGTCATCGACAACCTGGCCATGGACTCCATGTACTACCAGAAACGGGCTCTGACCTTCCCCCTGCGGGCTGATGAACCCCTGTTTAAGAAGTTCCAGGAGGCAGGAAAAGTGTGA